A genomic window from Brassica oleracea var. oleracea cultivar TO1000 chromosome C8, BOL, whole genome shotgun sequence includes:
- the LOC106308325 gene encoding ultraviolet-B receptor UVR8: protein MNGDGKSETGPSAAAAEEDEELVSRKMVYMWGYLPGASPQRSPLLSPAVVKIPPAVESSWKDVSGGGCGFAMATSESGKLITWGSTDDLGQSYVTSGKHGETPEPFPLPPAVCVEKAEAGWAHCVAVTESHEVYTWGWKECIPTGRVFGQVEGDSCEMNIAFSAEQVSPSSQGRKASGGTSSQTEVRGRPERTKKRRISPGKQAAENSSQSENNDLSALPCLVSLAPGVRIVSVAAGGRHTLALSDIGQVWGWGYGGEGQLGSGSRVRLVSSPHPIPCIEPSSYGQVSSSMSSEVQCGRVLGSYVKKIACGGRHSAVITDTGALLTFGWGLYGQCGQGSTDDELSPTCVSSLLGIRIEGVAAGLWHTVCVSSDGDVYSFGGNQFGQLGTGCDQAETLPKLLEAPNLENVNVKTVSCGARHTAVTADEGKVFCWGWNKYGQLGLGDVIDRNAPSEVRIKDCVPKNIACGWWHTLLLGQSSL, encoded by the exons ATGAACGGCGACGGAAAATCGGAGACCGGACCTAGCGCCGCCGCAGCGGAGGAAGACGAGGAGCTAGTGAGTCGGAAAATGGTGTATATGTGGGGTTACCTCCCCGGAGCCTCGCCGCAGCGCTCGCCTCTGCTGTCACCGGCCGTGGTGAAGATTCCGCCGGCTGTCGAAAGCTCCTGGAAAGACGTCTCCGGCGGAGGATGCGGCTTCGCAATGGCTACCTCAG AGTCAGGGAAGCTTATTACGTGGGGCTCGACTGATGATCTAGGTCAAAGCTATGTCACATCAGGGAAGCACGGG GAGACTCCGGAGCCTTTTCCTCTGCCTCCTGCGGTTTGTGTAGAGAAAGCTGAAGCTGGATGGGCTCACTGTGTGGCGGTAACAG AGAGCCATGAAGTTTATACATGGGGATGGAAGGAATGTATACCCACAGGGAGAGTGTTTGGACAGGTAGAAGGAGATTCCTGTGAAATGAACATCGCCTTCTCTGCAGAGCAAG TGAGCCCTAGTTCTCAAGGAAGAAAAGCTAGCGGTGGAACGTCTTCTCAAACTGAGGTTAGAGGTAGACCGGAACGCACAAAGAAAAGGAGGATTTCACCGGGAAAGCAAGCTGCTGAAAACTCATCGCAGTCCGAGAACAACGACCTCTCGGCATTGCCTTGTCTTGTATCGTTGGCTCCAGGAGTTCGGATTGTCAGTGTTGCTGCTGGTGGACGTCATACGTTAGCATTATCAG ATATTGGACAGGTGTGGGGTTGGGGTTATGGAGGAGAAGGACAGCTTGGATCGGGCTCCCGTGTACGATTAGTCTCCTCTCCTCATCCTATTCCGTGCATTGAGCCTTCTTCTTATGGACAAGTCAGCTCATCTATGAGTTCAGAAGTACAATGCGGCCGTGTTCTTGGAAGTTACGTAAAGAAAATTGCATGTGGAGGGCGACACAGTGCTGTGATCACAG ATACTGGAGCGCTCCTTACCTTTGGTTGGGGGCTTTATGGACAG TGTGGTCAAGGGAGCACAGATGATGAACTAAGTCCTACATGCGTATCATCTTTGTTGGGAATCCGGATAGAAGGAGTAGCCGCAGGTCTATGGCACACAGTCTGCGTTTCATCTGATGGTGATGTGTATTCATTTGGTGGAAACCAATTTGGCCAGTTAGGTACTGGTTGTGATCAAGCTGAG ACTCTTCCTAAATTATTGGAGGCTCCAAATCTGGAAAACGTGAACGTCAAAACCGTCTCATGCGGCGCTCGTCACACCGCTGTAACCGCAG ATGAAGGGAAAGTATTTTGCTGGGGATGGAACAAGTATGGTCAG TTGGGACTAGGAGATGTGATTGATAGGAATGCACCTTCAGAGGTTAGAATAAAAGATTGCGTCCCCAAAAACATTGCGTGTGGTTGGTGGCATACTCTGCTTCTTGGCCAGTCCTCTCTCTGA
- the LOC106310352 gene encoding uncharacterized protein LOC106310352: MMGMSKTEINLRRLLSAAPNQQNQSKLMHYVATLREQLEQLSEEKTPDGLPRVTKAKVNEYYEKIEAVASKIAAQVPETEISDETFPKDSSTSGSSPKIEDEPRSPTSPQLRRRIVSTSSKEQNVDAGPSKAVKLDTAAKEHIDKHRKLQEDLTDEMVGLARQLKERSLMISQSVENTEKILDSTEEAIEQSLASTGHANVRASKIYSESSKTSCFQWLLILAMICVFIMVVLLIRVT, translated from the exons ATGATGGGAATGAGCAAAACAGAGATCAATCTGCGGAGATTGCTTTCCGCTGCACCGAACCAGCAAAATCAGTCAAAGCTTATGCAT TATGTAGCTACTCTGAGGGAGCAATTGGAACAACTCTCTGAAGAGAAGACCCCTGATGGTCTTCCCAG AGTTACAAAGGCTAAGGTGAACGAGTACTATGAGAAGATTGAAGCTGTTGCTTCTAAGATAGCTGCTCAAGTG CCTGAAACAGAGATATCTGATGAAACTTTTCCAAAGGATTCTTCTACCAGCGGAAGCTCTCCTAAAATAGAAGACGAGCCTCGAAGCCCCACTTCTCCACAGCTGAGAAGAAGAATTGT GTCTACAAGCTCCAAGGAGCAAAATGTTGATGCTGGTCCGTCAAAGGCAGTAAAACTAGACACTGCAGCTAAAGAACACATTGATAAACACAG AAAGCTTCAGGAGGATCTCACCGATGAAATGGTGGGACTTGCGAGACAACTCAAGGAGCGTAGTCTGATGATAAGCCAATCTGTGGAAAATACTGAGAAG ATACTCGACTCTACGGAGGAGGCCATTGAGCAGAGCTTAGCGAGCACGGGACACGCAAATGTAAGGGCGTCAAAGATATATTCAGAGAGTTCAAAGACGAGTTGCTTCCAGTGGCTATTGATCTTGGCCATGATCTGTGTCTTCATTATGGTTGTCTTGTTGATCCGTGTCACATAG
- the LOC106312526 gene encoding delta-1-pyrroline-5-carboxylate synthase B, translating to MEEEIDRSRAFAKDVKRIVVKVGTAVVTGKGGRLALGRLGAICEQLAELNSDGFEVILVSSGAVGLGRQRLRYRQLVNSSFADLQKPQTELDGKACAGVGQSSLMAYYETMFDQMDVTVAQMLVTDSSFRDKDFRKQLSETVKAMLKMRVIPVFNENDAISTRKAPYKDSTGIFWDNDSLAALLALELKADLLILLSDVEGLYTGPPSDPKSKLIHTYVKEKHQEEITFGEKSRLGRGGMTAKVKAAVNAAYGGIPVIITSGYAAENIAKVLKGLRVGTLFHQDAHLWARVVDTTSRDMAVAARESSRKLQALSSEDRKNILLDIATALEENEKIIKAENDLDVAAAQEAGYEESLVARLVMKPGKISSLAASIRQLAEMEDPIGRVLKKTEVADGLILEKTSSPLGVLLIVFESRPDALVQIASLAIRSGNGLLLKGGKEARRSNAILHKVITDAIPKTVGGKLIGLVTSRDEIPDLLKLDDVIDLVIPRGSNKLVSQIKNSTKIPVLGHADGICHVYVDKSCKVDMAKRVVSDAKLDYPAACNAMETLLVHKDLEQNGVLNELIYALQANGVTLYGGPKASGKLNIPEAKSFHHEYSSKACTVEIVEDVHGAIDHIHQHGSAHTDCIVTEDSEVAEIFLRQVDSAAVIHNASTRFCDGFRFGLGAEVGISTSRIHARGPVGVEGLLTTRWIMRGKGQVVDGDNGVAYTHKDLPVLERTKAVENGH from the exons ATGGAGGAGGAGATAGATCGTTCCCGCGCTTTCGCCAAGGACGTTAAGCGTATCGTTGTCAAG GTTGGGACAGCAGTTGTTACAGGGAAAGGTGGAAGATTGGCTCTTGGCCGCTTAGGTGCTATCTGTGAGCAG CTTGCTGAATTGAACTCGGATGGTTTTGAGGTCATTTTGGTGTCTTCTGGTGCGGTTGGTCTTGGTCGTCAAAGGCTTAGATACAGACAACTAGTCAACAGCAG CTTTGCAGACCTTCAGAAGCCACAAACTGAACTTGATGGGAAGGCTTGTGCTGGTGTTGGACAGAGCAGTCTCATGGCTTACTATGAGACTATGTTTGACCAG ATGGATGTGACGGTGGCTCAAATGCTGGTGACTGATAGCAGTTTCAGAGATAAGGATTTCAGGAAGCAGCTTAGTGAGACGGTCAAAGCGATGCTGAAAATGAGAGTTATTCCAGTTTTCAACGAGAACGATGCTATAAGCACTCGGAAAGCCCCTTACAAG GATTCTACTGGTATATTTTGGGATAATGACAGCTTAGCTGCTCTACTGGCGCTGGAGCTTAAAGCTGATCTTTTGATTCTTCTAAGTGATGTTGAGGGTCTTTATACTGGTCCTCCAAGCGATCCTAAGTCAAAGTTAATCCACACGTACGTTAAAGAAAAGCACCAGGAAGAGATTACCTTTGGCGAAAAGTCCAGATTAGGACGAGGTGGTATGACTGCAAAAGTTAAAGCTGCTGTTAATGCAGCTTATGGTGGCATTCCTGTTATCATAACCAG TGGGTATGCAGCTGAGAATATAGCTAAAGTTCTTAAAGGACTGCGTGTTGGTACCCTTTTCCACCAAGATGCACATCTGTGGGCTCGAGTCGTAGATACTACTTCTCGTGACATGGCAGTTGCTGCAAGGGAAAGTTCTAGAAAGCTTCAG GCTTTGTCTTCTGAAGATAGGAAAAACATTCTACTCGATATAGCCACAGCCCTTGAAGAAAATGAGAAAATAATCAAAGCTGAGAATGATTTAGATGTTGCTGCAGCACAAGAAGCTGGATATGAAGAGTCTTTGGTAGCTCGCTTAGTTATGAAGCCTGGGAAG ATCTCAAGCCTTGCAGCTTCTATTCGCCAGCTAGCTGAAATGGAAGATCCAATTGGCCGTGTTTTAAAGAAAACTGAG GTTGCAGATGGTCTTATTTTGGAGAAGACATCATCACCATTAGGTGTTCTTCTGATTGTTTTTGAATCCCGTCCTGATGCACTTGTTCAG ATAGCTTCACTTGCAATCAGGAGTGGAAATGGTCTTCTGCTGAAGGGTGGAAAAGAGGCTCGTCGATCAAATGCTATCTTACACAAG GTGATCACCGATGCAATTCCGAAGACTGTTGGAGGTAAACTCATAGGACTTGTGACTTCGAGAGATGAGATTCCTGATTTGCTCAAG CTTGATGATGTTATTGATCTTGTGATCCCAAGAGGCAGCAACAAGCTTGTTTCTCAGATAAAAAACTCAACGAAAATCCCAGTGTTAGGGCATGCTG ATGGTATCTGTCATGTGTATGTTGACAAGTCTTGTAAAGTGGACATGGCAAAGCGTGTAGTTTCAGATGCAAAGTTAGACTATCCAGCAGCCTGTAACGCTATG GAAACCCTTCTTGTACATAAGGATCTAGAGCAGAATGGTGTGCTAAACGAGCTCATATATGCCCTGCAAGCCAATG GTGTCACTTTGTATGGTGGGCCAAAAGCAAGTGGTAAACTGAACATTCCGGAAGCAAAATCATTTCATCACGAGTACAGTTCCAAGGCCTGCACCGTTGAAATTGTAGAAGACGTACATGGTGCTATAGATCATATTCACCAACATGGGAG TGCACACACTGATTGCATAGTGACAGAAGATAGTGAAGTGGCAGAGATCTTCCTCCGCCAAGTGGACAG TGCTGCTGTGATCCATAATGCAAGCACAAGATTCTGTGATGGTTTTCGATTTGGACTTGGTGCTGAG GTGGGAATAAGCACAAGTAGGATCCATGCCCGTGGTCCAGTTGGAGTAGAAGGATTATTGACAACGAGATG GATAATGAGAGGAAAAGGACAAGTGGTGGATGGAGACAATGGAGTCGCTTACACTCATAAGGATCTTCCTGTCTTAGAAAGGACAAAGGCAGTGGAGAACGGGCATTAG